From one Gloeocapsa sp. PCC 73106 genomic stretch:
- a CDS encoding Coenzyme F420 hydrogenase/dehydrogenase, beta subunit C-terminal domain, translating to MTFVAPHQKARALKPGSRRPAKELCSECGLCDTHYIHYVKEACAFLNQQIAALEATFHGRSRDLDNENELYFGVHQQMIAARKKEPIEGAQWTGIVSAIACTMLTQGKVEGVVCVQNTKEDRFQPMPILATTPEEILAARVNKPTLSPNLSILEQIEKSGMKRVLAIGVGCQIQALRTVEKKLGLEKLYVLGTPCVDNVTREGLQKFLDTTSRSPETVVHYEFMQDFQVHFKHEDGSVEKVPFFGLKTNQLKDVFAPSCLSCFDYVNSLADLVVGYMGAPFGWQWLVVRNDTGQEMLDLVWEQLETQAVMSKGDRHQAVQQSIPAYDKGVTLPMWAAKLMGVVIEKIGPKGLEYARFSIDSHFTRNYLYLKRNYPKKLESQVPEYAQKIVNQYKLPE from the coding sequence ATGACCTTTGTTGCACCCCATCAAAAAGCAAGAGCTCTAAAACCAGGTAGTCGTCGTCCCGCTAAAGAACTATGTAGTGAGTGTGGTCTATGTGATACCCACTATATCCACTACGTGAAGGAGGCTTGTGCCTTCTTAAATCAACAAATCGCAGCATTAGAAGCGACATTTCACGGGAGAAGTAGGGATTTAGACAACGAGAATGAATTGTATTTCGGGGTGCATCAACAGATGATCGCCGCGCGGAAAAAAGAACCTATAGAGGGCGCCCAATGGACGGGAATAGTGAGTGCGATCGCCTGTACCATGCTTACCCAAGGAAAGGTAGAAGGGGTAGTCTGCGTGCAAAATACCAAGGAAGATCGCTTTCAACCCATGCCCATTTTAGCGACCACTCCCGAGGAAATACTAGCCGCTAGAGTGAATAAACCCACCCTGTCTCCTAATCTATCTATCCTGGAACAAATAGAAAAGTCAGGGATGAAGCGTGTACTAGCGATTGGTGTGGGTTGTCAAATTCAAGCTTTGCGCACGGTAGAGAAAAAGTTGGGGTTAGAAAAACTCTACGTTTTGGGCACACCCTGCGTGGATAATGTCACCAGAGAGGGATTGCAAAAGTTTTTAGACACCACGAGTAGATCTCCTGAGACGGTAGTGCATTATGAGTTTATGCAAGATTTCCAGGTACATTTTAAACACGAAGATGGCTCTGTGGAAAAAGTGCCCTTTTTTGGATTGAAAACTAATCAACTCAAAGACGTGTTTGCACCCTCTTGTCTGAGCTGTTTTGACTATGTTAACTCCCTTGCTGATTTAGTAGTGGGTTATATGGGGGCGCCTTTTGGTTGGCAATGGCTAGTGGTGCGCAATGATACGGGTCAAGAAATGCTAGATTTAGTCTGGGAACAACTCGAGACTCAAGCAGTTATGTCCAAAGGAGATAGACATCAAGCGGTACAACAGAGTATTCCTGCTTATGATAAGGGTGTTACTCTACCTATGTGGGCGGCAAAATTGATGGGGGTAGTGATTGAAAAAATCGGTCCAAAAGGCTTAGAATATGCTCGCTTCTCGATTGACTCTCACTTCACGCGCAATTATCTGTATCTGAAAAGAAATTACCCCAAAAAGCTAGAGAGTCAGGTACCAGAGTACGCACAAAAAATTGTCAACCAATATAAATTACCGGAGTAA
- a CDS encoding glutathione S-transferase family protein — translation MGLLIDGVWHDQWYDTASTEGRFIRQNSQFRDWVTPEEGEFSDRYHLYVSYACPWAHRTLIFRQLKGLEKVISVSVVNWYMGEEGWSFAPGAGVTGDNLYGFEYLHQIYTKADPQYTGRVTVPILWDKHKETIVNNESSEIIRMFNSAFTQVGEDYYPEDLREEIDQLNDRIYNSVNNGVYKAGFATTQTAYSEAIKPLFDTLDYLEDRLATRRYLTGDRLTEADWRLFTTLVRFDAVYVGHFKCNLRLIVDYPNLWAYLRHLYHIPGISGTVNFQHIKGHYYESHKTINPTGIVPLGPEIDWTI, via the coding sequence ATGGGACTGCTAATAGATGGAGTATGGCACGATCAATGGTACGATACCGCTAGTACCGAAGGACGTTTTATCAGACAAAATTCTCAATTTCGCGATTGGGTAACTCCAGAAGAGGGCGAGTTTAGCGATCGCTATCACCTTTATGTATCCTACGCTTGTCCTTGGGCTCATCGCACTTTAATTTTTCGCCAGCTTAAAGGTTTAGAAAAAGTTATTTCTGTCTCTGTGGTGAACTGGTATATGGGAGAGGAGGGTTGGTCTTTTGCTCCTGGTGCGGGAGTAACGGGGGATAATCTTTATGGTTTTGAATACCTACATCAAATATATACTAAAGCCGATCCCCAATATACGGGTAGAGTGACCGTTCCCATTCTCTGGGATAAGCACAAAGAAACGATTGTTAATAATGAGTCTTCAGAAATTATCCGGATGTTCAATAGTGCTTTTACTCAAGTAGGAGAAGATTACTATCCGGAAGATTTGAGGGAAGAGATTGATCAACTTAATGATCGCATTTACAACAGCGTTAATAATGGTGTGTATAAAGCAGGATTTGCTACGACTCAAACAGCTTACAGTGAAGCGATTAAACCTCTGTTTGACACCCTGGACTATTTAGAGGATCGCCTTGCTACGCGCCGATATTTAACAGGAGATCGCCTGACAGAAGCTGACTGGCGATTGTTTACTACCCTAGTACGTTTCGACGCGGTTTATGTGGGTCATTTTAAGTGTAATCTGCGTCTGATTGTAGATTATCCTAATCTTTGGGCTTATTTGCGGCATTTATATCATATTCCGGGAATCTCAGGGACGGTCAATTTCCAACACATCAAGGGTCATTATTACGAAAGTCATAAAACTATTAATCCTACAGGGATTGTCCCTCTAGGACCAGAAATTGATTGGACGATTTAA
- a CDS encoding ribonuclease D translates to MSITNFQVCEEDLSPAILAGYLESEAIAVDTETMGLNPWRDRLCLVQLCDPTGNVTAIRIPKGQLQAPNLKRLMEAESVVKIFHFARFDVTQLRHRLGIETKPIFCTKIASKLARTYTSSHGLKSLVQELEGIELDKTAQSSDWGNLENLSEEQLQYAANDVFYLHNLRSKLTKMLEREERWELAKDCFSCLPVLISLDLMQYKDIFEH, encoded by the coding sequence ATGTCAATAACTAATTTTCAAGTCTGTGAAGAGGATTTATCCCCCGCTATTTTAGCTGGCTATCTCGAAAGCGAAGCGATCGCAGTGGATACGGAAACTATGGGTTTGAACCCCTGGCGCGATCGCCTTTGTTTAGTTCAGTTGTGCGATCCTACGGGTAATGTTACCGCGATTCGTATCCCTAAAGGTCAACTACAAGCCCCCAATTTAAAACGCTTGATGGAAGCAGAAAGTGTCGTTAAAATTTTTCATTTTGCTCGTTTTGACGTAACTCAATTGCGTCATCGTCTCGGAATCGAAACTAAGCCCATTTTCTGTACTAAGATCGCCAGTAAACTCGCTCGTACCTATACTTCTAGTCATGGTTTAAAGAGTTTAGTCCAAGAGTTAGAAGGGATAGAATTGGACAAAACAGCCCAAAGTTCGGATTGGGGTAACCTAGAGAATCTCTCTGAAGAACAACTGCAGTACGCGGCTAATGATGTTTTCTACCTGCATAATCTGCGTTCAAAACTCACCAAAATGCTGGAAAGAGAAGAACGCTGGGAGTTAGCTAAAGACTGTTTTAGCTGTCTTCCTGTGCTGATATCTCTTGATTTGATGCAGTATAAAGATATTTTTGAACATTAA
- the trpB gene encoding tryptophan synthase subunit beta has product MTITPIDLTTRKQPDELGRFGPYGGKYVPETLMPALSELETAFRQYHSDPEFQLELQQLLKDYVGRPSPLYFAERLSAYYQRTNGAGPLIYLKREDLNHTGAHKINNAIAQVLLARRMGKQRIIAETGAGQHGVATATVCARFGLECMIYMGVHDMERQKLNVFRMKLLGATVQPVAAGTGTLKDATSEAIRDWVTNVEHTHYILGSVAGPHPYPMMVRDFHAIIGQETRQQCQEKWGGLPDILLACVGGGSNAIGLFSEFVSEASVRLIGIEAAGSGIASGKHAATLTQGHPGVLHGAMSYLLQDNQGQVIEPHSISAGLDYPGVGPEHSYLKDAGRAEYYSVTDTEAVEAFQRLSQLEGIIPALETAHAFAYLETLSPQLTGNPRIVINCSGRGDKDVQTVAKFLAQEL; this is encoded by the coding sequence GTGACCATTACACCAATTGACTTAACTACTCGTAAACAACCCGACGAATTAGGACGCTTTGGTCCTTACGGAGGCAAGTACGTACCAGAAACGCTGATGCCCGCTCTCAGTGAGTTAGAGACGGCTTTTAGACAATATCACTCTGACCCTGAATTTCAACTAGAATTACAGCAGTTGCTAAAAGACTACGTAGGACGTCCCAGTCCCCTTTATTTCGCTGAGCGTCTCTCGGCTTATTATCAACGCACCAACGGCGCAGGTCCCCTGATTTACCTCAAACGCGAAGATCTAAACCATACCGGCGCTCATAAAATTAATAATGCGATCGCTCAAGTGCTTTTAGCCAGACGCATGGGTAAACAACGGATCATCGCCGAAACAGGAGCCGGTCAACACGGGGTAGCCACAGCTACGGTTTGTGCTCGTTTTGGCTTAGAATGCATGATTTATATGGGCGTCCACGATATGGAACGTCAGAAATTAAACGTCTTCCGGATGAAGTTACTCGGTGCGACGGTACAACCAGTAGCCGCCGGTACGGGTACTCTCAAAGATGCTACCTCTGAAGCGATTCGGGACTGGGTAACCAACGTCGAACATACTCATTATATTCTAGGCTCTGTAGCGGGTCCCCATCCTTATCCCATGATGGTTAGAGATTTTCACGCCATTATCGGTCAAGAAACCAGACAACAATGTCAAGAAAAATGGGGTGGTTTACCCGATATTCTCTTAGCTTGTGTGGGTGGAGGCTCTAACGCCATCGGTTTATTCTCTGAGTTTGTTTCTGAAGCATCTGTACGCTTGATCGGGATCGAAGCCGCCGGTTCTGGTATAGCCTCAGGAAAACACGCCGCTACCCTTACTCAAGGTCATCCCGGGGTTTTACACGGTGCGATGAGTTATCTCCTGCAAGATAACCAAGGTCAGGTTATAGAACCTCACTCTATCAGCGCAGGTTTAGATTATCCTGGTGTGGGACCAGAACATAGCTATCTGAAAGACGCTGGTCGCGCTGAATACTATAGTGTTACTGATACTGAAGCAGTGGAGGCTTTTCAACGTCTCTCTCAATTGGAAGGAATTATTCCAGCTTTAGAAACGGCTCACGCTTTCGCTTATTTGGAAACTCTTAGTCCACAATTAACTGGTAATCCGCGTATTGTGATTAATTGCTCGGGTAGAGGTGACAAAGATGTGCAAACCGTAGCTAAGTTTCTCGCTCAGGAATTATAA
- a CDS encoding HdeA/HdeB family chaperone — protein sequence MKKLFGILMTVLVLSEVNAVQAQGLEEDIDLTTIDCRTLLTMDGDEQDFTLLFFHGFMSAKNNQMVINLDELGTATDQVVTYCIDNPNETLLNTFTQFRPAP from the coding sequence ATGAAGAAATTATTCGGGATATTAATGACAGTTTTGGTTTTAAGCGAAGTTAACGCAGTTCAAGCCCAGGGGCTAGAAGAAGACATTGACCTCACCACCATTGACTGTAGAACTCTGCTCACCATGGACGGAGATGAACAGGATTTTACTCTACTCTTTTTTCACGGTTTTATGAGTGCCAAAAACAATCAAATGGTGATCAACCTTGACGAGTTAGGAACTGCTACCGACCAAGTTGTGACCTATTGTATTGATAATCCTAATGAAACTTTGTTGAATACTTTTACTCAGTTTCGCCCCGCTCCTTAA
- a CDS encoding YMGG-like glycine zipper-containing protein, translating into MKKKHQSMLILGTVLLLNVLPCLQQKALAQSATDCHHIATDYANRNSRGEVLKRGAIGAGAGALTGAIFGGAGTGAAIGGGVGAVSGGSRQLQDRDNLYQAAFDDCMRGIRRP; encoded by the coding sequence ATGAAGAAAAAACACCAAAGTATGTTAATTTTGGGCACGGTACTCCTATTGAACGTTCTACCCTGTCTACAGCAAAAAGCCCTAGCGCAATCGGCTACCGATTGTCATCACATTGCGACAGACTACGCCAATCGTAATAGTAGAGGTGAAGTACTCAAAAGAGGTGCCATAGGCGCGGGTGCTGGTGCTCTAACCGGTGCCATTTTCGGAGGTGCGGGAACGGGGGCCGCCATTGGAGGTGGCGTTGGCGCTGTTTCCGGTGGAAGTCGACAACTGCAAGATCGAGACAATCTCTATCAAGCGGCTTTCGATGATTGTATGCGTGGTATTCGTCGTCCATAA
- a CDS encoding glycine zipper domain-containing protein: protein MKRKQQSLLILSLIVTLNIIPGLQRRVDAQSAISCHHFARDYSNRNSRGQVLRRGAIGAGAGALTGAIFGGAGTGAAIGGGIGAVSGGTRQLSDRDRLYQAAFDDCMRGIRRW, encoded by the coding sequence ATGAAAAGAAAACAGCAAAGTCTACTTATTTTAAGTCTGATAGTTACCCTAAACATAATACCAGGTTTACAAAGAAGAGTAGATGCCCAATCAGCTATCAGTTGCCATCACTTCGCTCGGGATTATTCCAATCGCAATAGTCGCGGTCAAGTACTCAGAAGAGGCGCTATAGGCGCAGGCGCAGGCGCTTTAACGGGTGCTATTTTTGGAGGTGCAGGAACAGGTGCCGCGATTGGAGGAGGTATTGGTGCCGTTTCGGGTGGAACTCGTCAACTTTCCGATAGAGATAGGCTTTATCAAGCAGCTTTTGATGATTGTATGCGCGGTATTCGGCGTTGGTAG
- the ispF gene encoding 2-C-methyl-D-erythritol 2,4-cyclodiphosphate synthase, with amino-acid sequence MNIRIGNGYDIHQLVSGRPLILGGVEIPHHLGLLGHSDADVLTHSIMDAMLGALSLGDIGHYFPPSDPQWAGANSLLLLEQVNELIVSQGWQIGNIDTVIVAERPKLKPYLKAMGDRLAQTLKINSNQIGIKATTNEKLGPVGNEEGICVYGVVLLLQT; translated from the coding sequence ATGAACATTCGCATTGGTAACGGTTACGATATCCACCAATTAGTATCAGGACGTCCTTTGATTTTGGGAGGGGTAGAAATTCCCCATCATCTCGGTTTACTCGGTCACAGTGACGCCGATGTCCTGACTCATAGTATTATGGACGCTATGCTGGGGGCTTTAAGTTTGGGAGACATTGGCCACTATTTTCCTCCTAGCGATCCTCAGTGGGCCGGCGCTAATAGTCTGTTGCTTTTAGAACAGGTTAATGAGTTGATTGTTTCCCAGGGATGGCAAATCGGCAATATAGACACGGTGATTGTGGCTGAACGTCCGAAGTTAAAACCCTATTTAAAAGCTATGGGCGATCGCCTCGCTCAAACTCTGAAAATTAATTCTAACCAAATCGGGATTAAAGCTACTACTAACGAAAAATTGGGACCAGTGGGAAACGAGGAGGGAATCTGTGTCTATGGGGTTGTATTGCTACTACAAACTTGA
- a CDS encoding tetratricopeptide repeat protein encodes MFTTNKEGNSEARDAQLVDFAAKAIYVENLSKAESLLLKVIQNTPATYLYRYVDNGHLVIKFWNSQELNHYRSWQKKQGIEESIVWQKSAYPRAYYFLGFLKIKTNEYQQAIEFLDKGLKIEPSNPKFLLEKAKALVGLNLHQQALRIYDSINQLGPYISKYDIAKALQERGTMLLTLGDIDRAEQTYHQSLNWEADNEIVINQLNKIQELRENKSGRLSSILTTDSHKLKDNATYQSFLEQRYINQFKAEQSSAQTGLAKLKNRAYLLALLSTLLIICTTIVSLFS; translated from the coding sequence ATGTTCACCACTAACAAAGAAGGTAATTCTGAAGCACGAGACGCTCAACTGGTTGATTTTGCAGCTAAAGCGATTTACGTTGAGAATCTCTCTAAAGCTGAATCTCTGTTACTTAAAGTTATTCAAAATACTCCAGCAACGTACTTATATCGATACGTAGACAATGGTCATTTAGTAATTAAGTTTTGGAATAGTCAAGAACTAAATCACTATCGTAGTTGGCAAAAAAAACAAGGTATTGAGGAAAGTATTGTCTGGCAAAAATCTGCTTATCCTAGAGCTTATTATTTTTTAGGATTTCTCAAAATTAAAACTAATGAATATCAGCAAGCTATAGAATTTTTAGATAAAGGCTTAAAAATAGAACCTAGTAATCCTAAATTTCTTTTAGAAAAAGCCAAAGCATTAGTAGGATTAAATCTTCATCAACAAGCTCTCAGAATCTATGATAGTATCAATCAACTAGGACCCTACATCAGTAAATACGATATCGCTAAAGCACTACAGGAAAGAGGGACAATGCTATTAACCCTGGGAGATATAGATAGAGCGGAACAAACTTATCATCAATCTCTCAACTGGGAAGCTGACAACGAAATAGTGATTAATCAACTCAATAAAATTCAAGAACTTAGAGAGAATAAATCAGGTCGTCTGAGTAGTATTTTAACCACAGATTCCCATAAATTAAAAGATAATGCTACTTACCAATCTTTTTTAGAGCAGCGTTACATCAATCAATTTAAAGCAGAACAGAGCTCAGCACAAACTGGTTTAGCTAAACTTAAAAATAGAGCTTATTTGTTGGCATTATTATCTACATTGCTTATTATATGTACCACAATTGTTTCTTTATTTTCCTAG
- a CDS encoding PPC domain-containing protein translates to METSSLQNFDSSSAVNSYSQLGAAVLNVQSQLEEFFTSSNAPTQLEYVYDITDFAAKEALVQDYSLDGLNFPQIEVLSEQAMGGALGAYATEQNTIYLSEALLELGQDGVLTRVLLEETGHFFDTLLNPGGDTAGDEGELFQNIVMGNSLSISELTRIQSENDWGMIDVNGTSIFVEQDNSLGSARYLGTFNGGGTYSIYDYVGSDDTNDYYRFIVSNNVSFSVDLTGLSADADLQLLNSSGGVISSSTAGGTTTDRIRTTLSPGTYYARVYQYSGNTNYSLAMMADAAGNSRETARNVGTLDNSTQYFYDFVGSRDTNNYANDTNDYYRFSLNNSSNFRLSLSGMTADGDVQLLNSSGSVIASSVLGGSSSESINTTLGAGTYFVRVYPYSTVTTGYTLTLGASVINDNSLSAARNIGTLSGTRNFTDFVGSTDTNDYYRFSLNSTRNFRLGLNGMSADGDVQLLNSSGGVIASSVLGGSSSESINTTLGAGTYFVRVYPFGGANTNYNLSLTA, encoded by the coding sequence ATGGAAACTTCATCATTACAAAACTTTGACTCATCTTCTGCAGTTAATAGCTATAGCCAACTTGGTGCTGCGGTGCTCAACGTACAAAGTCAGCTAGAAGAGTTTTTTACCTCCAGTAATGCTCCTACACAACTAGAATATGTTTACGATATCACCGATTTCGCTGCTAAAGAGGCTCTAGTTCAAGATTACTCCCTCGATGGGCTGAATTTTCCTCAAATCGAAGTTTTATCTGAGCAAGCGATGGGAGGTGCACTAGGAGCCTACGCTACTGAACAAAATACCATCTATCTATCTGAAGCCTTACTTGAGCTGGGTCAAGATGGTGTACTTACAAGGGTTTTACTAGAAGAGACGGGACACTTTTTTGACACTTTGTTGAATCCAGGGGGAGATACCGCCGGAGACGAGGGCGAGTTATTCCAAAATATCGTCATGGGAAATAGCTTAAGCATATCTGAGTTAACGCGGATTCAGTCTGAAAATGATTGGGGTATGATTGATGTCAACGGTACGAGTATTTTTGTAGAGCAAGATAACAGTCTTGGTAGCGCAAGGTACCTAGGTACCTTCAACGGTGGTGGTACCTACAGCATCTATGATTATGTTGGTTCTGACGATACCAATGACTATTACCGCTTTATCGTAAGTAATAACGTCAGCTTTTCAGTAGATCTTACGGGTTTGAGTGCTGATGCTGACTTACAACTGCTCAACTCCTCCGGTGGTGTTATTAGTAGTTCTACTGCAGGTGGAACCACCACTGATAGAATCAGAACAACTTTGAGTCCCGGAACTTACTACGCGCGGGTTTATCAATATAGTGGTAACACCAATTATTCTTTAGCTATGATGGCTGATGCTGCAGGTAATAGCCGGGAAACAGCACGCAATGTCGGTACACTTGATAATAGTACTCAGTACTTTTATGACTTTGTCGGCTCAAGGGATACCAATAATTATGCAAACGATACCAATGATTATTATCGCTTTAGCTTAAATAATAGCAGCAACTTCAGATTGTCTCTCAGTGGTATGACCGCTGACGGCGATGTACAACTACTCAATTCTTCCGGTAGTGTTATTGCCAGTTCAGTCCTGGGTGGTTCAAGTTCTGAAAGTATCAACACAACTTTGGGTGCCGGAACTTACTTCGTGCGTGTTTATCCCTATAGCACTGTCACTACTGGCTATACCTTGACTCTCGGTGCTAGTGTAATCAATGACAATAGCCTCAGTGCTGCTCGCAATATCGGTACGTTAAGTGGTACTCGAAACTTTACTGACTTTGTCGGTAGTACTGATACCAATGATTATTACCGCTTTAGCTTAAATAGTACCCGCAACTTCAGATTAGGTCTCAATGGTATGAGCGCTGACGGTGATGTACAACTACTGAACTCTTCTGGTGGTGTAATTGCTAGTTCAGTTCTGGGTGGTTCAAGTTCTGAAAGTATCAACACAACCTTGGGTGCAGGAACTTACTTCGTACGAGTTTATCCTTTTGGCGGTGCCAATACTAACTATAACTTGAGTCTGACTGCTTAG
- a CDS encoding PPC domain-containing protein: METSSLQNFDSSSAVNSYSQLGSAVLNVQSQLEEFFISSNAPTQLDYVYDITDFAAKEALLQDNSIDGLNFPQIEVLSEQAMQGALGAYSTQQNTIYLSESLLELGQDGLLTRVLLEETGHFFDTLLNPGGDTSGDEGELFQNIVMGNSLSVSELTRIQSENDWGMINVNGANVLVEQDNSLSSATNLGNIAGNRSLTGFVGSSDTNDYYRFTVSNNVGFSLDLTGLSADADLQLLNSSGGVISSSTAGGATSDFIRTTLSAGTYFARVYQFSGDTNYNLSLRADAAGNSTSAARNIGTLGSTQNFTDYVGATDTNDYYRFSLNNTSNFSLSLSGMTADGDVQLLNSSGGVITSSTAGGSTSESINTTLSAGTYFVRVYPFSTANTNYNLSLSASINDNTLSTARNIGTLSSTQFFSDFVGTSDTNDYYRFSLDSTRNFSLSLSGMSADGDVQLLNSSGGVITSSALGGSSSESIITTLNAGTYFVRVYPFGSANTNYNLSLGATLSDGAGNSLGAARNIGTLGSTQNFTDFVGTSDTNDYYRFNVSNYSNFSLSLSGMSADGDVQLLNSSGGVIASSALGGSSSESINTALGAGTYYVRVYPFGSANTSYNLSLGASVINDNSISVARNIGTLSGTRSFSDFVGTTDTNDYYRFSLDSTRNFNLSLNGMTADGDVQLLNSSGGVITSSTAGGSASESIITTLGAGTYFVRVYPFGSANTNYNLSLTA, from the coding sequence ATGGAAACTTCATCATTACAAAATTTTGACTCATCTTCTGCAGTTAATAGCTATAGCCAACTCGGTTCTGCGGTGCTCAACGTACAAAGTCAGCTAGAAGAGTTTTTTATCTCCAGTAATGCTCCTACACAACTAGACTATGTTTACGATATCACCGATTTCGCCGCTAAAGAGGCTCTACTTCAAGATAACTCCATCGATGGACTCAATTTCCCTCAAATTGAAGTTTTATCTGAGCAAGCGATGCAGGGTGCACTTGGCGCTTACTCTACTCAACAAAATACCATCTATCTATCTGAGTCTTTACTTGAGCTGGGACAAGATGGTCTACTCACAAGAGTATTACTAGAAGAAACTGGTCACTTTTTTGATACTTTGTTGAATCCAGGAGGAGATACCTCTGGAGACGAGGGCGAGCTATTCCAAAATATCGTCATGGGAAATAGCTTAAGCGTGTCTGAGTTAACGCGGATTCAATCTGAAAATGATTGGGGTATGATTAATGTCAATGGTGCGAATGTTCTTGTCGAGCAAGATAACAGTCTTAGTAGCGCAACTAACTTAGGTAATATCGCAGGTAACCGAAGCCTCACTGGGTTCGTTGGTTCTAGCGACACCAATGACTATTACCGCTTTACCGTAAGTAATAACGTCGGCTTTTCATTAGATCTTACGGGTTTGAGCGCGGATGCTGATTTACAACTCCTCAACTCCTCCGGTGGTGTTATCAGTAGTTCTACTGCTGGTGGAGCCACCTCTGATTTTATCAGAACAACTTTGAGTGCGGGAACTTACTTCGCTCGAGTTTATCAATTTAGTGGTGATACTAACTATAACTTGAGTCTGAGAGCTGATGCTGCAGGTAATAGCACCAGTGCTGCTCGCAATATCGGTACACTTGGTAGTACACAAAACTTTACTGACTATGTCGGAGCGACCGATACCAATGATTATTACCGCTTTAGCTTAAATAATACTAGTAACTTTAGCTTGTCTCTAAGTGGAATGACCGCTGACGGCGATGTACAACTACTCAATTCTTCCGGTGGTGTTATTACCAGTTCAACTGCTGGAGGTTCAACTTCTGAAAGTATCAACACAACTTTGAGTGCAGGAACTTACTTCGTCCGCGTTTATCCCTTTAGCACTGCTAATACTAACTATAACTTGAGTCTCAGTGCTAGTATCAATGACAATACCCTCAGTACTGCACGCAATATCGGCACACTTAGTAGTACTCAGTTCTTTAGTGACTTTGTCGGAACAAGCGATACCAATGACTATTACCGCTTTAGCTTAGATAGTACTCGCAACTTCAGCTTGTCTCTCAGTGGAATGAGCGCTGACGGTGATGTACAACTACTCAATTCTTCCGGTGGTGTAATTACTAGTTCAGCCCTGGGTGGTTCAAGTTCCGAAAGTATCATCACAACTTTGAATGCAGGAACTTACTTCGTACGGGTTTATCCCTTTGGTAGTGCTAATACCAACTATAACTTGAGTCTTGGTGCTACTCTATCAGATGGCGCTGGAAATAGCCTGGGAGCAGCTCGCAATATCGGTACACTTGGTAGTACACAAAACTTTACTGACTTTGTCGGAACAAGCGATACCAATGATTATTACCGCTTCAATGTAAGCAATTATAGCAACTTCAGCTTGTCTCTAAGTGGTATGAGCGCTGATGGTGATGTACAACTACTTAACTCTTCTGGTGGTGTAATTGCTAGTTCAGCTTTGGGTGGTTCAAGTTCTGAAAGTATTAACACAGCTTTGGGTGCCGGAACTTACTACGTGCGTGTTTATCCCTTTGGTAGTGCTAATACCAGCTATAACTTGAGTCTTGGTGCTAGTGTAATCAATGACAATAGCATCAGCGTTGCTCGCAATATCGGTACGTTAAGTGGTACTCGAAGCTTTAGTGACTTTGTTGGTACTACTGATACCAATGACTATTACCGCTTTAGCTTAGATAGTACTCGCAACTTCAACTTGTCTCTAAATGGAATGACCGCTGACGGCGATGTACAACTACTCAATTCTTCCGGTGGTGTTATTACCAGTTCAACTGCTGGCGGCTCAGCTTCCGAAAGTATCATCACAACTTTGGGTGCAGGAACTTACTTCGTGCGCGTTTATCCCTTTGGTAGTGCCAATACTAACTATAACTTGAGTCTGACTGCATAA